The following coding sequences lie in one Microvirga sp. 17 mud 1-3 genomic window:
- a CDS encoding ABC transporter ATP-binding protein: protein MNSDDVILQGVGLVKHFGGGGLFSSQTVVHAVDGVSLSVRRGETLAVVGESGCGKSTLGRLLLRLIEPTAGDVLYESRSILSLDQGEMRRLRRELQIIFQDPFASLNPRMTVGDIVGEPIWLHGLGKGAQRREQVAELLRTVGLLPAHANRYPHEFSGGQRQRIGIARALAGEPKLIVGDEPVSALDVSIQAQIVNLLEDLKDRFGLTLVIVAHDLAVIRHMSDRVAVMYLGEIVELSATDDLFDRPLHPYTQALLTAIPIPSPAGRKPKPLLQGDVPSPTSPPSGCRFHTRCPHARPICREQRPLFEDAGDGRHVACHFWREIQNAGAGSISAPPPSPALAKRMALYKAWRERQDEAANPGR from the coding sequence ATGAATAGCGACGACGTCATTCTACAGGGGGTCGGCCTGGTCAAGCACTTCGGCGGCGGTGGCCTCTTCTCTTCGCAGACCGTCGTTCATGCGGTGGACGGAGTGTCCCTGTCGGTCCGCCGGGGCGAAACCCTTGCGGTCGTCGGTGAATCGGGCTGCGGAAAGTCGACTCTTGGCCGCCTTCTCCTAAGGCTGATCGAGCCCACAGCGGGTGACGTTCTCTACGAGAGCCGGTCAATCCTATCCCTCGACCAGGGTGAGATGCGACGCCTCCGGCGCGAATTGCAGATCATTTTCCAGGACCCCTTCGCTTCCCTTAATCCACGCATGACCGTGGGCGACATCGTCGGCGAGCCGATCTGGCTGCACGGGCTCGGGAAGGGAGCGCAGAGGCGGGAACAGGTTGCGGAGCTTCTGCGCACGGTCGGCCTGCTGCCCGCCCATGCGAACCGCTATCCGCACGAGTTCTCGGGCGGCCAGCGCCAGCGCATCGGCATCGCCCGGGCGCTCGCCGGTGAGCCGAAGCTGATCGTCGGGGACGAGCCCGTCTCGGCCCTCGACGTTTCGATCCAGGCCCAAATCGTCAACCTCCTCGAAGACCTGAAGGACCGTTTCGGGCTCACACTCGTGATCGTGGCGCACGACCTCGCGGTCATCCGCCATATGAGCGACCGGGTCGCGGTCATGTATCTCGGAGAGATCGTCGAGCTCAGCGCGACGGACGACCTGTTCGACCGTCCGCTCCATCCCTATACACAGGCGCTCCTGACGGCCATCCCGATCCCGAGCCCTGCGGGCCGCAAGCCCAAGCCCCTTCTCCAAGGCGATGTGCCGAGTCCGACATCTCCGCCGTCTGGATGCCGCTTTCATACGCGCTGCCCTCATGCGCGCCCGATCTGCCGGGAGCAGCGCCCCCTGTTCGAAGATGCCGGCGACGGCCGACACGTTGCCTGTCACTTCTGGCGCGAGATCCAGAACGCGGGTGCGGGCAGCATTTCGGCCCCACCCCCAAGCCCTGCGCTCGCCAAGCGCATGGCGCTCTACAAGGCTTGGCGAGAACGGCAAGACGAGGCCGCAAATCCAGGCCGCTAA